A genomic region of Bombus pyrosoma isolate SC7728 linkage group LG6, ASM1482585v1, whole genome shotgun sequence contains the following coding sequences:
- the LOC122568294 gene encoding adenylate kinase 7-like has product MKCGIVIYDITQDQGQVEEARWALKYIVQQLEKMEQLSPKAFKRNNEIRNFILISTLMTWANTKPLNPDEPDLPFTEEDYRKRKPHPNFKEHIQCEKEVVIVKKKSKLKDKLKTLVICCGVTYGDEQGPLHHLFKMAWQNAPFLPIIGKGNNNIPLLHIRDLSNVVLDVLQNWPPLRYIVAAEQEPTSQSTIVKSNEVEEAMTAAQDEAEQTLEDADEEDEDVEEDRATKVEEMQELLDEIERNMQRTNGRLDEPLLNKLFLRKLRSKECLNQGYVMDGHPKTLEQAKTLFGGESLTEFDEELGEDAETDTMQSIMPELVVSLEASDEFLKERIIQRPEKEIQGTHYTEEHMMRRLKEYRKRNTDDNTPLNFFDEIEIHPLIIDVEDDVCPDMFPTIYQCLQRVGPPRNYGLTAEETRDARERAEAEARATEAAVKLQQEREFLEHKRLREEKMEEWTNLMEKLKEEQEERLCLAGLPLRHYLMKYVFPTLTQGLIEVANLRPDDPVDFLAEYLFKENPEGKMFEPEYTKAMASVLEMIDKYGNFVLPEEGVSDKMFEFLKRERSKSEEVMDSSDIDVCTSRKTCITPCFTYEDTDTYEGEGGIERTVSEQIYDKED; this is encoded by the exons ATGAAGTGCGGCATCGTGATATACGATATCACTCAGGATCAGGGACAGGTCGAAGAGGCTCGATGGGCACTGAAAT ACATCGTTCAGCAACTAGAAAAGATGGAGCAATTATCGCCAAAGGCTTTCAAACGTAACAACGAGATACGAAACTTCATCCTTATATCCACTTTGATGACTTGGGCCAATACGAAACCATTGAATCCGGATGAGCCGGACTTACCATTCACGGAAGAAGACTATAGGAAGAGGAAGCCTCATCCAAACTTCAAAGAGCACATTCAGTGTGAAAAGGAAGTTGTgatagtaaaaaagaaatccaaACTTAAAGACAAGCTGAAAACATTAGTGATTTGTTGCGGAGTGACTTATGGCGACGAGCAGGGTCCTTTGCATCATTTATTCAAGATGGCTTGGCAGAACGCACCGTTTCTGCCGATCATTGGAAAAGGGAATAACAATATTCCATTACTGCATATTCGTGACCTATCCAA TGTAGTGCTGgatgttttacaaaattggcctccattacggtatatcgtagcTGCGGAACAGGAACCGACTTCACAGAGCACTATTGTTAAG TCAAACGAGGTCGAGGAGGCCATGACTGCAGCACAGGACGAAGCGGAGCAGACGCTCGAAGACGCGGACGAGGAAGACGAGGACGTAGAAGAGGATAGAGCCACTAAAGTCGAAGAAATGCAGGAATTGTTGGACGAAATAGAGCGAAACATGCAAAGAACCAATGGTCGTCTCGACGAGCCCCTTTTGAACAA ATTATTCCTGAGGAAGTTACGCTCGAAGGAATGCTTGAACCAAGGCTACGTTATGGACGGCCATCCGAAGACGTTGGAACAAGCGAAAACATTGTTCGGCGGAGAAAGTTTAACTGAATTCGACGAAGAATTGGGAGAAGATGCCGAGACAGATACGATGCAGTCGATTATGCCTGAGTTGGTGGTGTCGTTGGAAGCCAGCGACGAGTTTCTGAAGGAAAGAATTATTCAACGACCCGAGAAAGAGATCCAGGGTACCCATTACACGGAGGAACATATGATGCGCCGTTTGAAGGAATACAG GAAGAGGAACACCGACGATAATACACCGTTGAattttttcgatgaaattgaaattcatccGCTCATCATCGACGTAGAGGACGATGTATGCCCCGATATGTTCCCCACGATTTATCAATGTCTCCAGAGAGTCGGCCCGCCGAGAAACTACG GATTAACCGCTGAGGAAACGAGGGATGCGCGAGAGCGCGCTGAGGCGGAAGCGCGTGCAACGGAAGCTGCTGTGAAACTACAACAAGAAAGAGAATTCTTAGAACACAAACGTCTACGCGAGGAGAAGATGGAGGAATGG ACGAATTTGATGGAGAAGTTGAAGGAAGAGCAAGAAGAAAGACTCTGTTTAGCTGGCTTGCCTCTACGCCACTATTTGATGAAGTACGTGTTTCCAACGTTGACGCAGGGACTCATCGAAGTTGCAAATTTACGTCCTGACGATCCTGTCGACTTTCTC gctgaatatttattcaaagaaaATCCAGAGGGGAAAATGTTCGAGCCAGAATACACAAAGGCGATGGCCTCGGTTCTGGAAATGATCGACAAGTACGGTAACTTCGTTCTTCCCGAAGAAGGAGTCAGCGAcaaaatgtttgaatttttaaaacggGAGCGCAGCAAGTCGGAAGAAGTGATGGATAGTAGCGATATAGACGTGTGCACGAGTCGGAAGACCTGTATCACACCTTGTTTCACGTATGAAGACACGGACACGTACGAGGGAGAAGGAGGAATCGAACGGACAGTATCCGAGCAAATCTATGACAAGGAAGATTGA